In Bradyrhizobium paxllaeri, the genomic stretch TAAAGCCGCGTCGCCTCCAAAAAGCCGCCGCCTCGATATCGACGGCATTGACGATGAGCGCGCGGCCGCCAATCAGGCTGGCTGCAGTTACACAGCGTTGCAGCGCATGCTTAAGCAGTCCTGTGCCAATTCCCATTCCGCTATGGTTCTGATCTGCGGCAAGCTGCCCCAACAACAGGCAAGGAACTGGATCTGGCGGCTGGCCTGTACGAATCGATCGCGGCAACGTTGCGGGAAGAATCGCCGTAGGCGCGAGGCCGTAGTATCCAAGGACACGGTTGGCCTCATGAACGACCATGACGGCCGTAAAGCCCTTCCCTTGATTGGACAGCGCCCGCGTTTTCAGCCATCGGTCCAGCGACGGCTTCCCGCAGGAAAACTCGGAAACGTCATGAACAGCCGTCAATGGTTCCGGCTCGGAAATGGCCACCCGTCACTTCTCGGCTTTTGGGTTCCTGGATTCCCACGGAGCGGCCCGTTGAAATAGTTCGACCATTTCGGGCACCGGGCGCGCGGGCTTCGAAAGAACCTCGACAAAGGCCTTGAAGCCGGCCGGGCTCATCCGGATGGGTGCCGTTTCCATCAGAACATCCTCCGCCGCTCGCACTGCTGCATCACGTACGAAATCCGTACGCGAACGGCCGCGCAAGGCTGCCGCACGATCGATGATGGCTATGTCAGTTTCGGGCAGCCGCATCGATAGCGGGTGCTCTTTTCGCTTTATGACGCGTGGCATTTTGGAACCTCCAACAAAGATTTCGTACCCGGATGTAGTGTATTTTACAATACAGAAATTTCGATTGCGCGCCGGCTTCGTTCATGATCTGTTCTAGTCGATGATGGACAAGTTTACAAGCCGTAGTAGTGCCCGCTTATTCCTCGCGGCCGTTCCCGACGCGGGGACGGCAGAGCGGATTCACCAATTGGCTTGCGTGCTCAAGCGAGCGCATCAGTTTGACGGCAAGCTCATTGCGCCCGGGCGGCTGCACATTTCGCTGTTCGCTCTCAGCGGGTTGCCTGAAGGTCAGTTTTGCGCCGCTTGGGAGGCGGCCATGGATGTGCGAACCCAGCCGTTCGAGGTCTCTTTCGATCGCACGGCAAGCTTTCGGGGGCGACCGGGCAATCGTCCGTTCGTCCTGATCGGAGAGAATGGATTGCGCCATTTGCAGTCGTTTCGTCAAACGATCGGCGCCGCGATGACACGAAGAGGGTTGAGGAGGCTGGCCAATACGAATTTTACGCCACATGTCACGCTGCTGTATGACGCGCGTGGCGCAGATGAGTATCCAGTCGAACCGATTGGCTGGACGGTTAGCGAGTTCGTACTCATCCGCAGCTTGAACGGCCACGAACACCTCGTACGATGGCCTTTGTGGGTGTGACAGGTAACAGGCGGAGTTATCAAGCGGACATTCGCGAAGTGTTATTTCTTTATAGTGAGCCGCTGCATCATCTCCTCGATCGAATTGAACAGATGCGTCGGCCCTGCGGCCTGCAGCGCAATTGGCAGCGCATACCCCCAGGCCACCGCCCCCGAATCCATCCCGGCTGCCTTCGCGGCTTCGATGTCGCGGATCTCGTCGCCGATGCAGATAGTCTCCGAAGGTTTCACGCCGAGCTTGCGCGCGACACGCCGGAATTTCCAGTGCTTGCCGAACAGCGCGGCGCCGCAATCGAAGCGGGTGATCAGGCTCGTGGCGGGACCGAGCCCCTGCCGGACGGATGCTTCGCTATCGGAGCTGACGATGGCAGTTTTGATCCCGACGCGCTGCAGGTCGGTCAGCAAGGCCGGGACGCCATTGAACAGCGATATTTCGCTCGCCGCGGCCAGTT encodes the following:
- a CDS encoding DUF1778 domain-containing protein; protein product: MPRVIKRKEHPLSMRLPETDIAIIDRAAALRGRSRTDFVRDAAVRAAEDVLMETAPIRMSPAGFKAFVEVLSKPARPVPEMVELFQRAAPWESRNPKAEK
- a CDS encoding HAD hydrolase-like protein, yielding MTRYRLAIFDFDGTLADSLPWFRASFHDMVARFNLTPVPDEEMEGLRGLTARELMARLNVSTWQLPAIVNDMRKRKLAAASEISLFNGVPALLTDLQRVGIKTAIVSSDSEASVRQGLGPATSLITRFDCGAALFGKHWKFRRVARKLGVKPSETICIGDEIRDIEAAKAAGMDSGAVAWGYALPIALQAAGPTHLFNSIEEMMQRLTIKK
- a CDS encoding 2'-5' RNA ligase family protein, yielding MMDKFTSRSSARLFLAAVPDAGTAERIHQLACVLKRAHQFDGKLIAPGRLHISLFALSGLPEGQFCAAWEAAMDVRTQPFEVSFDRTASFRGRPGNRPFVLIGENGLRHLQSFRQTIGAAMTRRGLRRLANTNFTPHVTLLYDARGADEYPVEPIGWTVSEFVLIRSLNGHEHLVRWPLWV
- a CDS encoding GNAT family N-acetyltransferase — translated: MAISEPEPLTAVHDVSEFSCGKPSLDRWLKTRALSNQGKGFTAVMVVHEANRVLGYYGLAPTAILPATLPRSIRTGQPPDPVPCLLLGQLAADQNHSGMGIGTGLLKHALQRCVTAASLIGGRALIVNAVDIEAAAFWRRRGFIPSKDDPLILLRSITDIAASIMSRD